From the genome of Scytonema hofmannii PCC 7110, one region includes:
- a CDS encoding DUF4255 domain-containing protein, giving the protein MSNYLAIATVTATLQRILQANIQVDLPGAKVTTTQSNTGSGGGTPELGVNIYLYLISPNPAWRNSDLRNRRPKGDLIKQAQTGLDLYYIITCYGDDIELEPQRLMGSVVRTIVDYPLLTSEMIRETVNNPTFSFLADSDLEQQVEQVKILPNMISVEEQSKTWSDFVQSPYTLSFTFQASAVLIEGSKPSRRALPVRSTGFYTAPYQPVISQVVPDVGINQPILANSSLIIRGQQLQCDRSQIKIGDCKLQPQEVSEKEILLNLSSLPIEQVKWLRAGVQSLQVLHSFAKLSKIDPERFIGSNVVPFVLCPIITEVEVKKLEDDGYDLYSAELSVQLDLTVGANQRVFLLLNERNSSKETERSSSHPAAYIFPAKSRSQDTNVMMFSINDVKAGDYLVRVQVDGAESPLYVDTNPESETYEQYIHPMVVIG; this is encoded by the coding sequence ATGAGTAATTATTTAGCGATCGCTACTGTTACGGCAACTCTACAAAGAATATTGCAAGCCAATATACAAGTAGATTTACCCGGTGCAAAAGTCACTACTACTCAATCTAATACAGGTAGCGGTGGTGGTACGCCAGAACTAGGAGTAAATATTTATTTATACCTAATTTCCCCCAATCCTGCTTGGCGTAATTCTGATTTACGGAACCGTCGTCCAAAGGGAGATTTAATCAAACAAGCACAAACTGGTCTTGATTTATACTACATAATAACTTGTTACGGCGATGATATAGAACTGGAACCGCAACGGCTAATGGGTAGTGTGGTGCGTACTATTGTTGACTACCCGCTTTTAACGTCAGAGATGATTCGGGAAACGGTGAACAACCCAACTTTTAGCTTTTTAGCTGATTCTGACCTCGAACAACAAGTGGAGCAGGTAAAAATTCTTCCTAATATGATTAGTGTAGAAGAACAGTCAAAAACTTGGTCTGACTTTGTTCAGTCTCCTTATACATTGTCTTTTACTTTTCAAGCAAGTGCAGTCTTAATTGAGGGTAGTAAACCTAGCCGTAGAGCTTTACCTGTAAGAAGTACTGGATTTTATACTGCGCCTTATCAGCCTGTGATTTCCCAAGTCGTACCGGATGTAGGGATCAATCAACCGATTTTAGCTAACAGTAGTTTGATAATTCGCGGTCAGCAATTACAATGCGATCGCTCACAAATTAAGATAGGTGATTGCAAGCTACAGCCACAAGAGGTAAGTGAAAAAGAGATTTTATTAAATTTATCCTCACTACCAATAGAGCAAGTCAAGTGGTTGCGAGCTGGTGTGCAGAGTTTACAAGTATTACATTCGTTTGCAAAACTATCAAAAATTGACCCAGAGCGTTTTATTGGGTCTAATGTAGTACCGTTTGTCTTGTGTCCAATAATTACAGAGGTGGAAGTTAAAAAATTAGAAGATGACGGATATGATTTATATTCAGCAGAGTTAAGCGTGCAACTAGATTTAACAGTAGGTGCTAATCAGCGAGTATTTTTGTTATTAAATGAGCGGAACTCCTCCAAAGAAACTGAGCGATCGTCCTCTCATCCTGCTGCGTACATTTTTCCTGCAAAGTCTCGCAGTCAAGATACCAACGTAATGATGTTTTCTATAAATGATGTGAAAGCAGGAGATTATTTAGTGCGCGTACAGGTAGATGGTGCGGAAAGCCCTTTATATGTAGATACTAACCCAGAGAGCGAAACCTACGAGCAATATATTCATCCGATGGTTGTAATTGGATAG